One region of Trachemys scripta elegans isolate TJP31775 chromosome 8, CAS_Tse_1.0, whole genome shotgun sequence genomic DNA includes:
- the SRSF11 gene encoding serine/arginine-rich splicing factor 11 isoform X1, whose translation MASSSGTDVIQVTNVSPSASSEQMRTLFGFLGKIEELRLFPPDDSPLPVSSRVCFVKFHDPDSAVVAQHLTNTVFVDRALIVVPYAEGIIPDETKALSLLAPANAVAGLLPGGGLLPTPNPLSQIGAVPLAALGAPALDPALAALGLPGANLNSQSLAADQLLKLMSTVDPKLNHVAAGLVSPSLKSDTSSKEIEEAMKRVREAQSLISAAIEPDKKDEKRRHSRSRSRSRRRRTPSTSRHRRSRSRSRRRSHSKSRSRRRSKSPRRRRSHSRERGRRSRSASKTKDKKKEEKEKKRSKTPPKSYSTTRRSRSTSRERRRRRSRSGTRSPKKPRSPKRKLSRSPSPRRHKKEKKKDKDKERSRDERERSTSKKKKSKDKEKDRERKSESDKDVKQVTRDYDEEEQGYDSEKEKKEEKKVADSASPKIKESPVDKGSGDSARESKVNGDDHHEEDMDMSD comes from the exons tgattCTCCTTTGCCTGTTTCATCACGGGTCTGTTTTGTAAAGTTCCATGATCCTGACTCAGCAGTTGTGGCCCAGCATCTGACAAACACTGTGTTCGTTGACAGAGCGTTGATAGTCGTACCATATGCAGAAG GAATTATTCCTGATGAGACTAAGGCTTTATCTCTTTTGGCACCAGCTAATGCTGTGGCAGGTCTGCTGCCTGGAGGTGGTCTCCTGCCTACTCCCAACCCACTTTCTCAG ATTGGTGCTGTTCCTTTAGCTGCTTTGGGAGCTCCTGCTCTTGATCCTGCCCTAGCTGCTCTTGGGCTTCCTGGAGCAAACTTAAACTCTCAG TCTCTTGCGGCCGATCAGCTACTAAAACTTATGAGCACAGTGGATCCAAA GTTGAACCATGTAGCTGCAGGTCTTGTCTCACCAAGTCTGAAATCGGATACCTCCAGTAAAGAAATAGAGGAAGCTATGAAAAGAGTAAGAGAAGCACAATCACTGATTTCTGCAGCCATAGAGCCAG ATAAAAAAGATGAAAAACGAAGGCATTCAAGATCACGATCACGATCAAGAAGGCGGAGAACTCCTTCTACTTCTAGGCACAG ACGATCAAGAAGCAGATCAAGGAGGAGGTCACATTCAAAGTCAAGAAGCAGGCGGCGATCTAAAAGTCCAAGAAGGAGGAGATCTCAttccagagagagaggcagaaggtCTAGGAGCGCATCCAAAACCAA GGataaaaagaaggaagagaaagaaaagaaacgtTCTAAAACTCCACCAAAAAGCTACAGCACAACCAGACGATCTAGAAGCACAAGCAG AGAACGACGGCGCAGAAGAAGCAGGAGTGGAACAAGGTCACCTAAAAAGCCCAGGTCCCCTAAAAGAAAACTGTCTCGGTCCCCATCTCCAAGAAG acataaaaaggaaaagaagaaggaTAAAGACAAAGAGAGAAGCAGAGATGAGAGAGAGCGGTCAACgagcaagaagaaaaaaagcaaagacaAAGAGAAGGATCGGGAAAGAAAATCCGAGAGTGACAAAGACGTAAAA CAGGTCACAAGGGATTATGATGAAGAAGAACAAGGATATGACAGcgagaaagagaaaaaggaagaaaagaaagtagCAGATTCTGCTTCCCCCAAAATAAAGGAATCACCAGTGGATAAGGGAAGTGGAGATTCAGCAAGAGAATCCAAAGTAAATGGGGATGATCATCATGAAGAAGACATGGATATGAGTGACTGA
- the SRSF11 gene encoding serine/arginine-rich splicing factor 11 isoform X2: protein MASSSGTDVIQVTNVSPSASSEQMRTLFGFLGKIEELRLFPPDDSPLPVSSRVCFVKFHDPDSAVVAQHLTNTVFVDRALIVVPYAEGIIPDETKALSLLAPANAVAGLLPGGGLLPTPNPLSQIGAVPLAALGAPALDPALAALGLPGANLNSQSLAADQLLKLMSTVDPKLNHVAAGLVSPSLKSDTSSKEIEEAMKRVREAQSLISAAIEPDKKDEKRRHSRSRSRSRRRRTPSTSRHRRSRSRSRRRSHSKSRSRRRSKSPRRRRSHSRERGRRSRSASKTKDKKKEEKEKKRSKTPPKSYSTTRRSRSTSRERRRRRSRSGTRSPKKPRSPKRKLSRSPSPRRHKKEKKKDKDKERSRDERERSTSKKKKSKDKEKDRERKSESDKDVKVTRDYDEEEQGYDSEKEKKEEKKVADSASPKIKESPVDKGSGDSARESKVNGDDHHEEDMDMSD, encoded by the exons tgattCTCCTTTGCCTGTTTCATCACGGGTCTGTTTTGTAAAGTTCCATGATCCTGACTCAGCAGTTGTGGCCCAGCATCTGACAAACACTGTGTTCGTTGACAGAGCGTTGATAGTCGTACCATATGCAGAAG GAATTATTCCTGATGAGACTAAGGCTTTATCTCTTTTGGCACCAGCTAATGCTGTGGCAGGTCTGCTGCCTGGAGGTGGTCTCCTGCCTACTCCCAACCCACTTTCTCAG ATTGGTGCTGTTCCTTTAGCTGCTTTGGGAGCTCCTGCTCTTGATCCTGCCCTAGCTGCTCTTGGGCTTCCTGGAGCAAACTTAAACTCTCAG TCTCTTGCGGCCGATCAGCTACTAAAACTTATGAGCACAGTGGATCCAAA GTTGAACCATGTAGCTGCAGGTCTTGTCTCACCAAGTCTGAAATCGGATACCTCCAGTAAAGAAATAGAGGAAGCTATGAAAAGAGTAAGAGAAGCACAATCACTGATTTCTGCAGCCATAGAGCCAG ATAAAAAAGATGAAAAACGAAGGCATTCAAGATCACGATCACGATCAAGAAGGCGGAGAACTCCTTCTACTTCTAGGCACAG ACGATCAAGAAGCAGATCAAGGAGGAGGTCACATTCAAAGTCAAGAAGCAGGCGGCGATCTAAAAGTCCAAGAAGGAGGAGATCTCAttccagagagagaggcagaaggtCTAGGAGCGCATCCAAAACCAA GGataaaaagaaggaagagaaagaaaagaaacgtTCTAAAACTCCACCAAAAAGCTACAGCACAACCAGACGATCTAGAAGCACAAGCAG AGAACGACGGCGCAGAAGAAGCAGGAGTGGAACAAGGTCACCTAAAAAGCCCAGGTCCCCTAAAAGAAAACTGTCTCGGTCCCCATCTCCAAGAAG acataaaaaggaaaagaagaaggaTAAAGACAAAGAGAGAAGCAGAGATGAGAGAGAGCGGTCAACgagcaagaagaaaaaaagcaaagacaAAGAGAAGGATCGGGAAAGAAAATCCGAGAGTGACAAAGACGTAAAA GTCACAAGGGATTATGATGAAGAAGAACAAGGATATGACAGcgagaaagagaaaaaggaagaaaagaaagtagCAGATTCTGCTTCCCCCAAAATAAAGGAATCACCAGTGGATAAGGGAAGTGGAGATTCAGCAAGAGAATCCAAAGTAAATGGGGATGATCATCATGAAGAAGACATGGATATGAGTGACTGA
- the SRSF11 gene encoding serine/arginine-rich splicing factor 11 isoform X4 — MSTVDPKLNHVAAGLVSPSLKSDTSSKEIEEAMKRVREAQSLISAAIEPDKKDEKRRHSRSRSRSRRRRTPSTSRHRRSRSRSRRRSHSKSRSRRRSKSPRRRRSHSRERGRRSRSASKTKDKKKEEKEKKRSKTPPKSYSTTRRSRSTSRERRRRRSRSGTRSPKKPRSPKRKLSRSPSPRRHKKEKKKDKDKERSRDERERSTSKKKKSKDKEKDRERKSESDKDVKQVTRDYDEEEQGYDSEKEKKEEKKVADSASPKIKESPVDKGSGDSARESKVNGDDHHEEDMDMSD; from the exons ATGAGCACAGTGGATCCAAA GTTGAACCATGTAGCTGCAGGTCTTGTCTCACCAAGTCTGAAATCGGATACCTCCAGTAAAGAAATAGAGGAAGCTATGAAAAGAGTAAGAGAAGCACAATCACTGATTTCTGCAGCCATAGAGCCAG ATAAAAAAGATGAAAAACGAAGGCATTCAAGATCACGATCACGATCAAGAAGGCGGAGAACTCCTTCTACTTCTAGGCACAG ACGATCAAGAAGCAGATCAAGGAGGAGGTCACATTCAAAGTCAAGAAGCAGGCGGCGATCTAAAAGTCCAAGAAGGAGGAGATCTCAttccagagagagaggcagaaggtCTAGGAGCGCATCCAAAACCAA GGataaaaagaaggaagagaaagaaaagaaacgtTCTAAAACTCCACCAAAAAGCTACAGCACAACCAGACGATCTAGAAGCACAAGCAG AGAACGACGGCGCAGAAGAAGCAGGAGTGGAACAAGGTCACCTAAAAAGCCCAGGTCCCCTAAAAGAAAACTGTCTCGGTCCCCATCTCCAAGAAG acataaaaaggaaaagaagaaggaTAAAGACAAAGAGAGAAGCAGAGATGAGAGAGAGCGGTCAACgagcaagaagaaaaaaagcaaagacaAAGAGAAGGATCGGGAAAGAAAATCCGAGAGTGACAAAGACGTAAAA CAGGTCACAAGGGATTATGATGAAGAAGAACAAGGATATGACAGcgagaaagagaaaaaggaagaaaagaaagtagCAGATTCTGCTTCCCCCAAAATAAAGGAATCACCAGTGGATAAGGGAAGTGGAGATTCAGCAAGAGAATCCAAAGTAAATGGGGATGATCATCATGAAGAAGACATGGATATGAGTGACTGA